From the genome of Tsukamurella pulmonis:
GGACGCACTCCCGGCTGAGGTCATCGCGGCGATCCACGAAAGCATGGGCGGGCGCGCGCGGTATTCACCGTCCGTCCAATCCAGGATCATCGACGGATATCTCCGTCGCCGCGAGACATCGCACAACACGCCGCCCGACTTGACGCCCCGAGAGGTCGATGTGCTCACGCTGATAGCGAGGGGGCAATCGAATCACGAGATAGCGGCCTGTCTGCACATCTCCGTGAAGACCGTGAAGACTCACATCACACATCTACTGCGGAAGCTCTCGGCTCGCGATCGAGCTCAGCTCGTCATTGCAGCGTTCCGCGCGGGAATCACGTAGAGCCACCGCCTGCGCCGCGGAGTCGAATGATTTCAGCTCCGCATCAGCGCGATGATCGCGTCCGCGCGGGTCTCGGGGATCAGCGCGTAGGACAGCAGCATCGCCGTGTCGGCGACGTCGCCGTCGGTCAGCGCGTGGCCGGCGAGCGTGGAGACGCGGTAGTCGTTGCGGCCCAGCGCCGCTACCGCGGCGGCGAGCGCCGTCTCCGATCCCAGATCGACGGTCAGGTGCAGCCCGGCGTCGGCGCCGAGGACGAGCGCGTCGGGCAGGTGCCGCGCGAGTGCCCGCCGGACCGCGGCGCGGCGCGCGCCGTAGGTGCGGGCCGCCCGCGCGACATGGGCGTCCCAGGCCCCCGACGTGAGGAAGTGGGCGAGCATCGACGCGGCCGTCCCGTCGACGCCCGCACTCGATCCGTGCCCCGCGTGCGGGAGCCCGCGCAGCACCGGCGGGATCGCCGCCCACGCGAGCCGCAGTTGCGGGCTCAGCGCCTTCGAGGCGGTGCCGAGGTAGACGACGTGATCGGGTGCGAGCGTCTGCAGGGCGGGCAGCGGGGCGACGTCGTAGGAGAACTCGCCGTCGTAGTCGTCCTCCACGATCACGCTCCCCGTCGCCCGCGCCCAGTCGACGAGGGCGAGCCTGCGCTCCATCGACAGGCGCACGCCCGTGGGGTACTGGTGCGCCGGGGTCGTGTAGACCAGGCACCGTCGGCGGGGCAGGCGCGCGACGAGCAGGCCCTCGGCGTCCACGGGCACGCCGAGGACCTCGCGGCCGGTGGCGCGGAAGGCGTCGAAGGCGCGGCGGTACCCGGGCGTCTCCACCGCGATCGGCCCGCCGACGTGCCCGGCGATCGCCGTCAGGGCCGGGTTGACGCCGGGGAACAGGCGCAGGTCCTCGGGGGCGGCACGGACGGCCCGGCGCCGCCGCAGGTGCACGGCGAGGGCCTCCTGCAGGGCGGCGACGTGCGGCGCGGCCGACGCGGTGGGCGCGAGCGCGGTGGCGTGCCGCCAGGAGCGGCGCCACCGGCGCTCGTCGATGAGGGCGACGTCGGGGACGCCCGGCTCCAGGCTCACCACCCGCGGGTCCGACGGTGCCGTCGCCGCACGTCGGGGTGCGGGCGCGGCGTGCAGCGCGTGCGCGAAGCGGTCCGTGCCCGGCGCGATCCGGGTGCCGCTGCCGGGCACCGCGGTCGTGATGCCCATCGCGGCGAGTGTGTCGTAGGCGGCGACCACGGTGTTGCGCGCGACGCCGAGCCCGGCGGCGAGGACGCGCGAGGACGGCAGCACGTCGCCGGGGTGCAGGGCGCCGCGGTCGAGCCCGTCCAGGACGGCCTCGACGATGCCGGCGCTGGCCAGCGGCGCACCGGCGCGGGTGGCCCAGAAGTCGGGCAGCGACGCGGGTGGGCGGGGCACCGTCCCAGAATAGTGGTTCTCAGAATGAGATCGTTGTGGATCTTCTACAGGTTCCAGTATTCGCGGACACTGAACGTATGGACACACTCACCCGCTACCCCGACCGCGGCGGCGACCGCCGCCTCCTCGACGAGGTCCTGGACGAGGGCGTCGTCGCCGTGCTCTCGACGGTGCGCGACGGCCTGCCCTGGTCGATCCCGATCGCCTACGCGCGGATCGGCGAGCGCATCGTCCTGCACGGTTCGACGGGGGCCGGTGCCCTGCGGCACGTCGCCGCGGGCGCCCCGGTCACGCTGACCATCACCCACCTCGACGCCCTCGTCGTGGCCGACACGGCCTTCGACCACTCGATGAACTACCGCTCCGCGGTGCTGCGCGGGGTGCTCGAGTCCGTGTCGGCCGACGCGGAGGAGCTGCTGGACGCCTTCGTCGACGCGCTGCTGCCGGGCCGCAGCACGGAGCTGCGCCGCAACACCCGCAAGGAGCTCGCGGCGACCGTCGTGCTGACCCTGCCGATCGTCGCGGACAACTGGATCGTCAAGGCGCGCAACGGCGGAGCGTCGTCGAGCGAGGGCGGATGGTCCGGCGTGCTGCCGCTGCGCACGGGCTACGCGCGCGTCGAGCCGTCCCCCGGCCAGGACCTCCCCGTCCCCGCGTCGGTCCGCGCGGCGCTGCGGGCCGGCGATCCCGCGACGTGCTCGTGATTCCGCTCTCGGAACCGGCATGAATCGCCCGTGCTGGGTACGGTTGAGGCCATGAGTGATCCCACCTCGCCGGCATCGTCGCCCGAACTGACCGCAGCGCTGCGCGCCATCCTCGACGGCCGGTGGGCCGCCACGAGGGACGTCGTGCGCGAGCAGATCCAGGAGGGGAACGTGGTACCCCAGGCCGGGCTGAGCCTGGACGAGTACCGCGAGCTCATGCTGGGGCAGATGAAGGCGATGGTGCCGCTCGGCTTCCCGGCCGACGGTTTCAAGACCGAGCACGGCGGCACGGGCGACGTGGGCGCCGCGGTCACCGCGATCGAGACCCTCGGCTACGGTGATCTCTCGCTCATGGTCAAGGCGGGCGTCCAGTGGGGCCTGTTCGGCGGCGCGGTCGAGAACCTGGGCACGCAGTACCACCACGACACGTACGTCAAGGGCCTCATCGACCTCGACGTGCTCGGCTGCTTCGCCATGACCGAGACCGGCCACGGCTCCAACGTGCAGGAGCTCGAGACCACCGCCACGTACCTGCCGGAGACCGACGAGTTCGAGATCCACTCCCCCACCTCCAGCGCCCGCAAGGACTACATCGGCGGCGCCGGGAAGCACGCGCGCTGGGCGTCGGTCTTCGCGCAGCTCATCACCGGCGGCCCCGGCGAGGAGCCGACGGGCCGCGGTGTGCACTGCTTCGTGGTGCCGATCCGCGACGAGAACGGCGACGACCTGCCCGGCGTCACCACCTCCGACTGCGGCTACAAGGGCGGCCTGCCCGGCGTGGACAACGGCCGCATCGTCTTCGATCATGTGCGCATCCCGCGGCGCGAGCTGCTCAACCGCTACGCCGACGTGGAGGAGGACGGGACCTACTCCAGCCCCATCGAATCCGACAACAAGCGCTTCTTCACCATGCTCGGCACGCTGATCCGCGGCCGCGTCACCGTGGGCGCCGCGGCGGGTGCCGCCGGCCGCCTGGGCATCACGCTGGCCACCAAGTACGCCCTGGTGCGCCGCCAGTTCGACGCGCCGGGCGGCGAGGACGAGCTGCTGCTGCTGGACTACCGCACCCACCAGCGCCGCCTGCTGCCGCTGGTGGCGCGGGCCTACGCCTTCGCCCTCGCGCAGAACGAGCTCACCGCCGAGCTGCACGAGCTGCAGACCGGCGACCCCGACGCCGTCGACCCCGCCTACGCCCGCGAGATCGAGGGCAAGGCCGCGGCGATCAAGGCCGGCCACACCCGACTGGCCTCCGACGCGATCAGCGCGGCCCGCGAGGCCTGCGGCGGCGCCGGCTACCTCTCGGAGAACCGGCTTCCGCTGCTGCGCGGCGACATCGACGTCTTCACCACCTTCGAGGGCGACAACCTCGTGCTCACCCAGCTGGTCGCCAAGGAGCAGCTGACCGCGTACGCCGGCGACGTCCAGGGCCTCGACGCCGTGGGCTGGGTGCGTTTCGTGGCCGAGATGGCCCGCGACGTGGTGCTGGAGAAGACCGCCGCCCGCCAGGTGGTGCAGACGCTGCTCGACGACTCGAACGAGGACACCGAGGAGAGCGAGCTCACGCACCCCGGCACCCAGCTGCGGCTGCTGCGCAACCGCGAGGACCACCTGCTGCGCACCGCAGCCGCCCGCATGCGCCGCGCGAAGGAGCCCGATGAGGACGCCCTGGAGGTGTTCACCGAGACGCAGGACCACCTGATCAAGGTGGGCGAGGCGCACATCGAGCGGATCGTGCTGGAGGCCTTCGTCGATGTGATCACCGACGTGAAGGACCGCGCGACGCGCGACGCCCTCAAGCTCATGCGCAACCTGTACGTCTACTCGCTGCTCGAGCGCGACCTGGGCTGGTACCTCATGCACCGGCACGTCTCGGTGGAGCGCGCCAAGGCGATCCGTCGCGGCGTCAACGAGCTGTGCGGCAAGGCCCGCCCGCTGGCAGACTCGCTGGTCGACGCCTTCGGCGTCCCCGCCGCCGCGCTCGATGTCCCGATGCTCGACCCGGCCAACAGCGTCGCGGTCCGCTGACCCTCAGCGCTGCTCCGGCGGTAGTGCCTCGCGCACCCGCCGGACCAGCGCGAGGGCGGCGGCACCGTCGGGCGGCTCGGGCAGGCCCGCGGTGAGGGCGATCCCGAGGCAGGCGCCGGCGATCACGGTGTCGGCGTACTCCATCGGGTCGCCCCACGGCAGGAACGGCTTGGCCACGAGCAGCGAGGCCACTCCGTGCACCACCGTGAGCATCCGCAGCGCGATCGGCCGCGGGTCACCCGGCGGGTAGTAGCCCACCGCCTGCAGCTCGCGCACGTTCTGCTCGAGGTGCGCGAACGCCGCGGTGCCGAGCACGACGTCCACGTCGGAGGCGTAGTCCGACGGGGTCATCACCGCGAGCCGGTACAGCTCGGGCGTGGCGAGCGCGAAGCGCACGAAGGCCAGCCCCTGCGCCCGCGCCGCGTCGAGCGGGTCCGGCGCACCCGCCTCGGCTTCGGTCAGGGCGTCGTCGAGCTGGCCGAGGTAGCGGGCGACGACGGCGGTGAGCAGCGCGTTCTTATCGGGGTAGTGCAGGTAGATGGACGGCGGCGTCACCCCGGCGCGCTGCGCCACCCCGCGGATCGAGACCGCCTCGGCGCTGCCGGTCTCGATCAGCAGATCGGTGGCGGCGTCGAGGATCTCGGCGGCCAGCCGCTCTCCGTCGCCGCGCTTGTTGCGCCGTCGTCTCCCCTGTTCCATAGCCCTACGATTCTCGCAGACCGACGCGGTCGTACAGCCGTTTCATCGGCGCGGGCGCCCACCAGTTCCACACCCCTGCCACCCGCATGAACGCGGGGACCAGCAGCATGCGGATCAGGGTGGCGTCCAGCAGCACTGCGATCATCATTCCCACGCCGAACATCTTCATGAACGAGACGCCCGCGAATCCGATGGCGGCGAACACGATCGCCATCAGCAGCGCCGCGGCGGTCACCACCCGGCCGGTGCGGGTGATGCCCATCGCGACGGCCTCGTCGTTGGCGGCGTGGTCCTTGGTCTCCGAATGGTCCCAGAACTCCTTGATCCGGGAGAGCAGGAAGACCTCGTAGTCCATCGACAGGCCGAAGGCGATGCAGAACATCAGCACCGGCATGTTCGCGATGATCGCGCCGGTCACTGTGGTGTCGAGGCCGCCGAGCCAGCCCCACTGGAAGATCGCGACGAGCGCGCCGAACACCGCCGAGAGCGAGATCACGTTCATCACCAGGGCTTTCAGCGGAAGCACCAGGCTGCCCGTGAGCAGGAACAGCAGGATGAACGTAGTCACCGCGATCACGATGAGCACGGTCGGCAGGGTGTCGAGGATCGACTCGACCGAGTCCCGGTTGAGCTGCGCCGAGCCGCCGAAGCTCGCGGGTGCGGGCGCGGGCGTCTCGTGCAGCCGGTCGAGCTGGTCCGAGGCGTCCTGCGAGAGCGGGTCGAGCTTCGACGAGACCAGCAGCAGCACTGTGCCGTTCGCCGCCCGGGCGGTCGGGTCACCGTCGGCCACCCGCTGCCCCGCGAGGTAGGTGCCCGTCGGCGCGACGACGGTGCCGGTCTCCTCGACCGTCGACAGGCGGGTGGCGTAGTCGGCCACGGCACCGTCGTCCGTGGACTCGGTGAGCACCACGCTGACCTGTCCCGCGGCGTCCTCGGTGAAATCGGAGCGGATGGTGTCGCCCACCTGGTGCGAGCTCGACGAGGCCGGCAGCACCCGGTCGTCGGGGAAGCCGAAATGGATGCTCAGGAACGGGGTTCCGAGGATCAGCAGGAGCGCGATCAGGGCGAGCCCGATGGGCACCGCGCGGCGCAGCACGCCGCGGGTGAAGCGGTAGAACAGGCTCTCCTGCGGGGCGGGCTCGGCGCGGCGGCGGCCGATCTTCAGGGCGTCGACGCGGTCGCCGAGCACGGTGAGGATCGCCGGCGTGAGGATCAGCGTGGCGAGCGCGGCGAAGACCACCACCGCGACACCGGCGTAGGCGAAGGAGCGCAGGAAGTACATCGGGAAGATCGCCATCGCCGCCAGCGAGAGGCCGACGATGATCGCCGAGAAGAGCACGGTACGCCCGGCGGTGTTCATGGTGCGGCGCAGGGCTTCCGGGCGATCACTCCCCGCCGCCACCTCCTCGCGGTAGCGCGAGATCACGAGCAGCGTGTAGTCGATCGCGAGCGCGAGCCCCATCGCGGTGGTGAGGTTGAGCGCGAAGATCGAGACGTCCGTGAACGTGGTGAAGGCGCGCAGGATGCCGGTGGTCGCGATGATCGCGGCGATGCCGATGAGCACCGGGATCGCCGCGGCGACCAGGCCGCCGAAGACCCACACCAGCACGAGGAAGGTGATGGGGATGGCGACGGCCTCGGCGATCAGCAGGTCGCGCGAGGACTGATCGTTGATCTGCGCGTAGCTGTAGGCCTGGCCGCCCGGCGTCATCGTGACCGACGGCGGCGGCTGCGGCAGGTCGCCGACGATGGCCTTCGCGTTGAGCGGCGCCTGCGATTCGCCGCCGGCGATCGCCGCCACGATGAGCGCGGTGCGCTTGTCCTCGCTGAGCAGCATCGGCGTGGGGGTGCTGAACCCGTCCACGACGCTCTCGACGCGGTCATCGGCGCGCAGGCGCTCGACCAGGCGGCGGCCGTAGTCGCCCGCCGAGACCTCCTGGCCCGGCGGCACCGAGACGGCCAGCACCAGCGGCAGGCCGCCGCGGTCGAAGTCGTCTGCCATGCGATCGTAGGTCTGCATCGCCTCGGCCTGCGGATCGACGTAGCCGCCGGCCTGCAGTTTGTCGGCGACACCGGCGCCCGCGAGGCCCAGACCCGCCAGCAGGATCACGGCCAGCAGCAGCACGGCCTTCGCGCGGCGCGCGACGAAGCGGGTGAGTGCGTCGATCATCGGGCGTCCCTTCCAGTTGTAATAACGACGTTAAGTTAACAGCGTTATTACAAGGCGCGTCAACCGCCCAGGGGAGGAGGTGTTCCGGCGCGGAGGTTGAGACGCCGCCGAGGCGGTTCTCGCCCAGCGTGTGCACGAAGCGCGGGCCGAGCAGCGCGAGCTCTCGCGTGTAGGCCTCGGACCAGCCGCCGAAGGGGACGTGCGCGAGGTACTCGTTGCGGAAGCGGTCGTCCTCGGAGACCTCGGTGGCACAGAAATCGGGGATGGCGAGGTCGACGACGGGGCCGCCGCGTTCGACCTCCGCCATCACGAGCGGGGCGTTGCCGCCGAGGAATTCGTCGATGACCCAGCCGTCCTCGCCGAGCCACATAGAGTAGCGCACCTTGGCGACGACGTGTTCGGCGCGGCGGACGATCTGCCCGGCGACGAGCGCGTCGAGCTCGCGCTCGGCCTCGTAGCGGGTGCCGCTCACGGCAGGTCCCTTGGCCGTCATGGTCCCGGTGGTCACACCGTCGAGGGCGTCGACGAGCGCACCGGGATCGTCGATCAGCTCCGACGGCGCCGGCCCCTGCACCCGCACGCGCACGGCGTAGCCGTCGGCGGCGAACAGGTAGGCCTGGACGATCAGCGTCGGAGCGGGGTCGAGCGCAGCGGCTTCGGGGACCTCGCGCACGAAGAACTTGCGCTCGAACTCGAAGTCCCCGAAACCCTGCTCAGACATGTCCCCACCGTAACCGGTCGGGACGGCGATCCGCGCGAGGCGGGACCGCTCAGACCAGCGTGTAGCCGGCCTCCTTGACGGCGGCCTCCACGGCGTCACGGGTCAGCTCGGCCTCGCTGGAGACGGTGACCGCGCCGGTCTCGACGTTCACGTCGACGCCGGTGACGCCGCCGATCTCCGAGATCTCCTCGCGCACCGAGGACGCGCAGTGCCCGCAGGTCATGCCGGTCACGGTGTAAGTGCTCTCCACTGCCATTTCCCACTCCTTCTCTCGGACGGCCGATGACCTCCATGGTCGCGCGCACCGTCCACTTCACCATACCCCCTGGGGGTATTAAGACGCTAGGCTGGGTGCCATGCCCATCCCCGAGTACGTGCGCAGCATCCGAGAGAAGGTCGGCACCGATCTGTTGTGGCTGCCCGGCGTCGCCGCCGTGGTGGTGAACGACGCGGGCGAGGTCCTGCTCGGTCGCCGCGCCGACACCGGCGAGTGGGCGTCGATCGCCGGCATCCTCGAACCCGGGGAGCAGCCCGCGGCGGCGATCGTCCGCGAGATCCGGGAGGAGGCGGGCGTCGAGGCGCAGGTGCTGGACCTGCTGGCGGTCCGCACCGACGAGCCCGTCCGCTATCCGAACGGCGATGCGGCGCAGTACCTCACGCTCCTGTTCCTGTGCCGCTACGTCTCCGGCGAGGCGCACGTCGCCGACGACGAATCCCTCGAGATCGCCTGGTTCCGCCCCGACGCCCTGCCGGCCATGTCCGTCCGGCAGACCGAGCGCGTGCACCGCGGCCTCGCCGCCCTGCGCGGTGACACCCACCCCGCCTGGCTCTGACCGCGTCGCGAAAATCGGGTCCTGCCGGCGTCGGCGGCATGAATCGCCTGCGTAGGGCAGGAGAACCCGACGTTCGGGAGCTGCTTCCTCCACAACTTCGCGTACATAACCTGTTTTCTCCACAGGCGGCCCTCCGGCGCGGGCCGACGGACGGTGCCGCGAAGCAGGATCGACGGCATGGACCCACTGATCCCGATCGCCGCGGCGGAGAACGGCGGCGTGCTCTCCCGGCGCCACCTGCTGCGGATCGGCGCGGACCCGGCCGAGATCGACGCCCTGCGCCGGCACGGGACTCTCGCACCCGTGCGCCGCGGCTGGTACGCCACCGCCACCGCTGACCCCGCGGTCGTCGCCGCGGTCCGCTCCGGCGCCGCGGTCACCTGCGTCTCGGCGCTCGAGTACACCCCGGGCGTGTGGGTACCGCCGGGTGAGCGGCGGACGCATCTGCGGTGGCCGGAGCACAGGCCGGTCACGCTCCGACCGGCGCGCTCGTGCCGCGGGCACCGGCCATTGCGCACGCCGGCGCGGGCCGTCGATCCGCTCCCGATCGCTCTGCAGTGCGCGGCGAACTGCGTGAGCGCCGAACAACTCGTCGCGGTGCTCGACTCGACGTTGCGTATGCCCCACCCGTACACCGTCGACGTGCTGGCCGAGGTCTTCGACGGCGCACCGCAGCGCGTGCTGCGCGTTCTCGGGCTGGTGGATCCGCTCGCGGGCTCCGGGACGGAGTCGCTGGTCCGCTACCGCCTCGTGTGCGCCGGCATCCGCGTGCGCAGCCAGGTGATGGTCCGGGGCGTCGGCCGCGTCGACCTGCTCGTCGGCGACAAGCTCATCATCGAGTGCGACAGCGCGAGCCATCACAGCGGCGCGCAGCGCAGAGCCGACTACCGTCGCGACCGCGCGGCGGTCATCGGCGACTACCGGGTTCTGCGCCTGGACTACGCCGACGTGCTCTTCGACTGGGACGCGGTGTACGGCGACATCCTGGCGATCGTGCGCAGTGGCCGGCACCGCGGACGCACGCGATTCTGAACGTCGGGTCCCGGAGGCGTCGGGTGCCGAATCCGGCCGCGAGGCCCCGCAGAACCCGAAACTCGGGAGCCGCTAGCGGGTGAGCAGGGGCTCGAGGGCGGCGCGCAGGGCGTAGTCGTTGCGGGCCCAGGCCTGCACGGTCGAGCCGTCGGCCAGTTGCAGGCCCATGCCGTAGCGGCGGCGCGGCACCGTCTTGAGCCGCCCCATCGCGCGCGCCGACGACCACGCGGGGAAGTCCTCCGGCTTCGCCTTGCGCGGGTGATCGGGCGCCTTGCCCGGCAGGATCCGGGCGATCTCGGCGACGGGGATCGTCTCCTCGCCGCAACGCAGTTCCTCGGCGGTCAGCGCCATCGAGACGTGGGTCCGGCCGGCGGTGACCTGCAGCCACACGAAGCCCTGCGTCGCCAGGCCCAGGAGCACCCAGATCCACCAGTCGGAGGTGCGGCCGGCGAGCAGCCACTGGGTGAGGATCATCGCGACCGTCGCGGCGGGCACGAGCAGCAGCCAGACACGGGACAGGCCCCGCTCCGCGTACAGCGGGCTCACCGGCCGGCCGCCGTGGAACCCGGCTTGAAGTACTCCATCGACTCGCGGCTGTTGGCGGTGATCATCGCGCCCACCACGGCGACCGCCGCGAGAATCGCGGGCACCGCGATCGTGGCGTTGCCGGTGGTGAAGGCGAACACGCCCTGCACCAGGACGAAGGCCGCGACGAACTGCAGCACCAGGCGGGCCCAGGACTGGCCGCGCCACAGGAAGTACACGAGGACGGAGGCCACCACGACACCGATGACCACCGTCGCGATGGCCATGACGAACATGGTCGTGTCGTACTGCTCGAAGGTCTTGAACTGCTCGACCGACGACTTCGCGAACGAGCTGTCGCTCTCCTTGAGCATCGTGTACTGCTCGCGCGACTCGTCGGAGCCGCGGGTGGAGAAGGCCTGCGCGAGTCGGGAGATCGCCGAGGTGATGATGACGAAGATCCACAACTGCACGGAGAGCTTCACGTCGTCGGGCCGGGGGCCGCGCTCGGGCTTGGGGACGGGCGGCGGCGCGGGCCACGTGGGTGGCTGCGGGCCGGGCCCGGGCCACACGGGGCCCTGGTGCTGCATGTTCACCACTGCGCTCCTTCTGCCCGACCGCGTGCCGAATCGCCGTGGAGGCGACGTGCGTTCACCACGTTCCCCTGTTCAACCACTGTGCGGCCTCGGTGGCCCAGTAGGTCAGCACGATGTCCGCGCCCGCGCGACGGATCGACAGCAGCGACTCGCGGATCGCGGCGTCCCGGTCGATCCAGCCGTTCTGCGCCGCGGCGGTGATCATCGAGTACTCCCCCGAGATCTGGTACGCCGCGACGGGCACCGGCGAGGCGGCCGCGATGTCGGCGAGCACGTCGAGGTAGCTCATCGCGGGCTTGACCATCACGATGTCGGCGCCCTCGTCGAGGTCGAGATCCAACTCGCGCAGCGACTCCCGGCGGTTCGCGGCGTCCTGCTGGTACGTCCGCCGGTCGCCCTGCAACGACGAGCCGACGGCCTCGCGGAACGGCCCGTAGAACGGCGATGCGTACTTCGCGGTGTACGCGAGCAGTGAGACGTCCTGGTGCCCAGCGGAATCCAGCGCGGAGCGCAGCACACCGATCTGTCCGTCCATCATCCCCGACGGTCCGAGCATGTGCGCCCCGGCGTCCGCCTGCGCGACGCCCATGCGGGCGTACCGCTCCAGCGTGGCGTCGTTGTCCACCCGGCCGTGCGCGTCGAGCACGCCGCAGTGCCCGTGCGAGGTGAACTCGTCCAGGCAGGTGTCGGCCATGATCACCGTGGCATCGCCCAGGTCCTCACGCAGGGCACGCAGGCCGCGGTTGAGCACCCCGTCGGGATTCCACGACGCGCTGCCCTCGGCGTCCTTGTCGGCGTCGTCGGGGACACCGAAGAGCATGAGCCCGCCGACGCCCTCCCGGACCGCCTCCTCGGCCGCGGCCCGCAGCGAGTCGACGGTGTGCTGGAACACGCCCGGCATCGACGAGATCTCCAGCGGGGAGTCGATCCCGTCGCGCACGAACATCGGCAGCACGAGCTGCCGCGGCTCCACCGAGACCTCGGCGACGAGGCGGCGGACGGCCGGCGTGGTACGCAGCCGGCGGGGACGGACGTGAGGAAAACTCATACTTCCAGCCTACGGACGGCGCAGGGAGCGGGCCGCATCAGC
Proteins encoded in this window:
- the hemB gene encoding porphobilinogen synthase, which codes for MSFPHVRPRRLRTTPAVRRLVAEVSVEPRQLVLPMFVRDGIDSPLEISSMPGVFQHTVDSLRAAAEEAVREGVGGLMLFGVPDDADKDAEGSASWNPDGVLNRGLRALREDLGDATVIMADTCLDEFTSHGHCGVLDAHGRVDNDATLERYARMGVAQADAGAHMLGPSGMMDGQIGVLRSALDSAGHQDVSLLAYTAKYASPFYGPFREAVGSSLQGDRRTYQQDAANRRESLRELDLDLDEGADIVMVKPAMSYLDVLADIAAASPVPVAAYQISGEYSMITAAAQNGWIDRDAAIRESLLSIRRAGADIVLTYWATEAAQWLNRGTW